CGGTCGACACCGCATCGTGACGAACGTGGCAGGATACGAGCGAGTCGCGGGCGACGTTCAGGTCAAATTCGTCGGACGACGGAACTGACCGTCATGCTCCGGTCGCACAACTCGCAGTAACGCCCGCGAACTGATCCGGATTGAGGTCGATATCGCTTCGAGGATGCGAGTCAGGGATGCGCGTAGTATGCGACCGTCTCCTCGGCTTCATCGTCGCTTTCGTGTCGATCAATTCGTGCGAACCCGACTCGCTCGAACTGGACCATTTCGTCGATAGCGAGGTCGGCGACGCCCGGTTCCGCGTGCCCCGTCACGTCGCCGTCCATGGTTCGCATGCGGACGGGGACTCTCCCGTCCGCTGGTACCCAATGGATGACGTCGACACTGCCCTCGCGGACAACATCGATATCGTCGCCGGTGTACTGGAGGACGCCGTCATCGAACCGGAAACAGCCGAATCCTTTCAGCCAGATGCGCTGCTCCCCGCTCTCATCTTCGTCGGGAATGTCCCCGAGCTCGAGCATGACGGAGTCACTGACGGGGATCTCGCGAACGCCGCGGTCCTCGTGATTGGGGTGAAGCGGCGGGTTCGCTTCGGCAGGCGGGTCGCCGGCGAGGGGGATCTGATTGCCGTCGCGGACGAAGAACCAGCGGTCGGTCTCCTCGTCGATCAGGTCGCGGTTGTTCGCGTAGATTGAACTCATCGCGAGGTCGACGTCGGTGGTCGAGGTGCCGAGTCCGGTCATCGCCTCGACGATGGCCTCGCCGCGGATGCCGCGCCGGCGCAGACTCTTGAGCGTCGGCGCTCGCGGGTCGTCCCAGCCGTCGAGTGCACCGTCGTCGATCAGCTCCGAGATGGTCGACGTGCTCATTTTCACGTCGTAGTCGTCTAGCTGGACGTGGCCCCAGTGGATGACCTCAGGATACTCCCACCCGAAGTAGTCGTAGACAAACTGCTGGCGCTTCGCGGAGTCCTGCAAGTCGATCCCGCGGATAATGTGGGTGACCTCAAGCAGGTGATCGTCGACCCCCGACTGGAAGTCGAGCATCGGCCAGCAGCGGTACTCGCTGGCCTCTTCTCGCGGGTGTGGCGTGTCGATCATCCGGAAGGAAACCCAGTCGCGCAGCGCCGGGTTCTTGTGTTCGATGTCGGTCTTGACCCGCAGGACCATCTCGCCGCTGCTGTAGTCGCCAGCGATCATCCCTTGGAACTCCTCGAGTACGGTCTCTTCGTCCTTCTCGCGGTGGGGACAGGCCTCAGCCGAGTTCTTCAGCTCCGAGAACGCCTCGCCCGAACACGAGCAGGTGTAGGCTCCGCCCATCCCGATGAGTTCGCGGGCGTGGTCGTAATAGGTCTCGAGACGGTCGCTGGCCTTGTAGGTCGCATCCGGTTCGAAGCCGAGATAGTCGAGATCCTCGAGAATCGCGTCGTAGGCCTCGAGATCAGGGCGCTTGGTCTCGGGGTCGGTGTCGTCGAATCGCACGCAGAACCAGCCGTCGTAGCGCTCGCGATAGGTGCCGATGACGGCGGGCATCCGGGCGTGACCGACGTGCCAGGGCCCGTTCGGGTTCGGCGCACATCGCATCCGGATCTCGTCGTACGCCTCGGCGTTGGGCAGGTCCGGCAGGTCGTGTTCGTCTTCCTCCTCCTCGGCCTCGATCTCGGCGAGTTCCTCGGGTGCGAGTTCCTCGAGACGGGCCCGTTTCTCCTCGTATGTGAGATCGTTAACCCGACCCACGACACCGCCGATGACGCCGGGGACGGCGTCGGAGTGCTCGCGAAAGTCCGGGTTATCGCCCATCAGCGGCCCCATCACGGCACCGACCGCAGCGTCGCTCTCGTGTTTGACGGCGTTCAACAGCGCGTGCTTTTCGGCCTCGCGCTCGACGCGTTCGCGCAACTCGTCGTTCATTACTCGAGGATA
This genomic stretch from Natrinema sp. SYSU A 869 harbors:
- a CDS encoding glutamate--tRNA ligase, with translation MNDELRERVEREAEKHALLNAVKHESDAAVGAVMGPLMGDNPDFREHSDAVPGVIGGVVGRVNDLTYEEKRARLEELAPEELAEIEAEEEEDEHDLPDLPNAEAYDEIRMRCAPNPNGPWHVGHARMPAVIGTYRERYDGWFCVRFDDTDPETKRPDLEAYDAILEDLDYLGFEPDATYKASDRLETYYDHARELIGMGGAYTCSCSGEAFSELKNSAEACPHREKDEETVLEEFQGMIAGDYSSGEMVLRVKTDIEHKNPALRDWVSFRMIDTPHPREEASEYRCWPMLDFQSGVDDHLLEVTHIIRGIDLQDSAKRQQFVYDYFGWEYPEVIHWGHVQLDDYDVKMSTSTISELIDDGALDGWDDPRAPTLKSLRRRGIRGEAIVEAMTGLGTSTTDVDLAMSSIYANNRDLIDEETDRWFFVRDGNQIPLAGDPPAEANPPLHPNHEDRGVREIPVSDSVMLELGDIPDEDESGEQRIWLKGFGCFRFDDGVLQYTGDDIDVVREGSVDVIHWVPADGRVPVRMRTMDGDVTGHAEPGVADLAIDEMVQFERVGFARIDRHESDDEAEETVAYYAHP